One region of Rhizoctonia solani chromosome 9, complete sequence genomic DNA includes:
- a CDS encoding GMC oxidoreductase gives MDPELQQKIHAAETEVEKLTVAENHVSKNLGIIEKQVAENLEQIDKLVAEIQGISLSPNFSAYINSTIELLERRANSGSMSETESAQKTYDSIRTLKNYLKILKPSPLYGIMGKDDSAEEEKWEEAGRQTRTVGLSSQAIGTLTLAAFAIRLSRTLIERKRFKPRDPNHVCVVNHFGGTIYARLSNRAKMQDNPKLHDESPAGAQLRTPNEGEIEDGEVLLEAGDVVEWEREKDVIESLFVRRKKAGEYSDTRPIVLSAFPGAVTVIGIEES, from the exons ATGGATCCCGAACTACAGCAGAAGATACATGCAGCTGAAACCGAAGTGGAAAAACTCACAGTGGCTGAAAACCATGTCTCCAAGAATCTAGGCATCATCGAAAAGCAGGTAGCAGAGAATTTGGAACAAATCGACAAATTAGTCGCAGAAATTCAAGGCATCTCATTAAGCCCCAATTTTTCCGCATACATCAACTCGACAATTGAATTATTGGAGAGGCGCGCTAACTCGGGCTCGATGTCGGAAACCGAGTCCGCTCAAAAAACTTACGATTCCATCAGAACACTCAAAAATTACTTAAAAATACTGAAACCATCGCCTCTTTACGGGATTATGGGGAAGGACGACAGTGCGGAGGAAGAAAAGTGGGAGGAAGCTGGCCGACAGACTAGGACTGTTGGA TTGTCCAGCCAAGCAATCGGGACCTTGACCTTGGCTGCCTTTGCTATCCGACTCTCTCGCACGTTGATCGAGCGGAAACGGTTCAAGCCGCGGGATCCTAACCATGTATGCGTCGTCAACCACTTTGGGGGCACCATATATGCCCGGCTTTCGAACCGCGCAAAAATGCAAGATAACCCAAAGCTACATGATGAATCACCGGCCGGAGCACAGTTAAGAACACCCAATGAAGGAGAGATAGAGGATGGTGAGGTCCTCCTTGAGGCCGGTGATGTTGTTGAGTGGGAGAGGGAAAAGGACGTTATCGAGTCACTGTTTGTTCGCAGGAAGAAGGCGGGAGAATACTCCGACACCCGGCCGATCGTTCTATCCGCCTTTCCCGGTGCTGTGACGGTTATTGGGATCGAAGAGTCTTAG
- a CDS encoding peptidyl-Lys metalloendopeptidase produces the protein MILILILILVTLCGRVSTTRDLLLSLSVPNSAVSINELLVTSIVTNTGDHSLRLLNHPQTVLSHLPTRVFHISRGNITPDFTGLIVHYSPDYVVQKNNSDDFTFLDPGQTYERIHSLAGVYNFTGTGPDNSGKIVIVKAETNSTRFKISGGLVQSRKTAPNRFNSFAQSTQMLQSGCTIDQQNIISEAAKYADQYISNALTYLQTINGYTPRYGAWFGAYGPQLAETVKFHYANMVGRAMVTAYDCMPDSCRDGAVAYVWPQQPGVIHFCNWFWSRPPYGSNSKAGTIIHELSHFTGTVDHVYGEVGSLELARSSPSLAVGNADSHMYFAENSATLP, from the exons ATGATTCTTATCCTCATTTTAATTTTGGTCACACTGTGCGGAAGAGTCTCCACCACCCGGGATCTTTTATTGTCTCTTTCTGTGCCGAACTCTGCGGTGTCCATCAATGAGCTTTTGGTGACTTCCATTGTCACCAATACGGGTGATCATTCTTTGAGGTTACTCAACCACCCGCAAACCGTGCTGTCGCATCTTCCGACCCGGGTATTTCACATTAGTCGAGGAAATATCACTCCAGATTTCACTGGATTAATTGTTCACTA CTCGCCAGATTACGTTGTTCAGAAGAATAATTCGGACGACTTTACGTTTCTCGATCCAGGTCAGACATACGAGCGAATCCACTCGCTGGCAGGCGTCTATAACTTTACTGGAACTGGGCCGG ACAACTCTGGGAAAATTGTTATTGTCAAAGCCGAAACTAACTCTACTCGATTCAAGATTTCTGGTGGACTGGTCCAGTCACGT AAAACCGCCCCGAACAGATTCAACTCTTTCGCGCAAAGTACGCAGATGCTGCAGAGCGGATGTACCATCGACCAGCAAAACATCATCAGCGAAGCGGCAAAGTACGCCGACCAATACATCTCCAATGCCCTAACCTATCTTCAGACCATCAACGGGTATACGCCTCGATACggggcttggtttggggcGTATGGACCCCAACTAGCGGAAACTGTCAAGTTCCACTATGCAAATATGGTCGGTCGGGCGATGGTAACGGCTTATGATTGTATGCCAGATTCGTGTCGAGATGGTGCAGTGGCCTACGTATGGCCACAACAGCCCGGGGTTATTCATTTCTGTAATTGGTTTTGGTCGAGACCGCC ATATGGGAGTAATTCCAAGGCTGGAACGATCATACACGAGCTAAGTCACTTTACGGGAACTGTGGACCACGTTTATGGAGAAGTAGGAAGTTTGGAACTAGCAAGATCTTCACCGTCTCTTGCGGTTGGGAATGCGGATAGCCATATGTACTTTGCGGAAAATAGTGCTACGCTCCCGTAA
- a CDS encoding Retrovirus-related Pol polyprotein from transposon TNT 1-94: MTDPSGANAGGAGSLHRIPPLQGADNYNVWRIQMEDVLTDLDLYGHADGSKLKPNSKVEVAITGRKDDEGNRLPDLEVDSDNPLYASWIKADRKALSNIRLRVDGSVLTHIQGCTTAADAWSTLEATFQVKGTVGLIDLRRRFFSHRMTDGEDIEEHIQRMRGWYQQINSISKDSCTEVDWITTLIASLPDSWDTFTQSVNFQFDLDDKNKQANQISDLRSRILAEAHRRNTRGTDGKAFFSTNKSTVNRAIRTNGKGPDKTKSKCNNCGQLGHWIAECQSPGGGAFKSGNKAVEKSTSADYAFSTIEESYGTISFRVSMDRDRLVIYGPNNECITYGLKLKERAKGNLWKINARYINKQNANNKSTELALLKQTGRTWFDWHKALGHIGPQALQRLKNTDAVKGMEIADDAIGLNFECDVCAQTKAHTRPFPKESATKVSDIGFLRHKDETLNEYKSFEAILNTQKDKKIKKVRFDNGREFVNKDWIEHAARRGTILETMAPYSAQQNGIAERLNRTLTEKARAMLLESNAPKFLWSEAIAYACYLKNRVPTQVHGTFWKTPYEAFWGIKPNVNTLRPWGSKCYVLNQGGDSSKLDPKTTTAIFVGISDVQGKSWRYYKSGSNRILHSRNVTFPSHARIEEVDNGEPEPGESVAPPAEGEMTQANSAAQQPIENTRTGGAHVDSEEIKIKKLEHTGIKTEPLSNESTSNKPTQPIQQSLNQPVVPKPTTVRNNPVMRTGNNSISNSTLQTINALEGNVSTGARTRSRNPNPTHVSLQRERGGVRIKLPDNVATGQLNNQATNETTNLVLDLPDTASMHSDSSDVDLDAYTFSTDTSSILSAPTIPSELAYLLATPPATELDTSLSDSLNDRFSYLNLSESTSTESDTTLATPGDVEHEWAYAAKLSAPNDHPTVAEALAGPDAEEWQKAMAKEVSTFKKMDTYDLTDLPPGHKAIGNAWVFTLKRNADGTPARYKGRLVAQGFSQRPGIDFDETFAPVVRLDSIRLLLSIANQNDWDIRQLNVNSAYLHAKVNEELYMRQIPYFEDGRMWNKLYDTKLKSLGYSPCLTDACVYKRMVNTEGELRISIIATHVDDSIVITSRDHTESAIAKLLHEFDMRDLGNIHHFLGIAIVRNPIIAGLGNAYPADTPISPTTQLTRYKGTKPKFNYAQFTTCYGPAHVTAVNRVVRYLKGTSALGLTYRRSTNDFGEIGYSDADWGSNLLDPKKQATVALSTMEAEYMSLSHACTQALWMRQLFEELNFTTDDPTLILSDNLAALALSAESQFHGRSKHIDIRHHFMRDIIEKHSLPPELKKSPYWFLENPLALLIKHNTMIQNETRTPRIIRKSVEEIYGAYEDTTETLDEWLEWINGCPPQPTKGIQELYNRFIQVQSRLDDLIRHLEKLSTEEKE, translated from the exons ATGACTGACCCCTCAGGAGCAAATGCCGGCGGCGCTGGCAGTTTGCATCGGATCCCTCCCTTACAAGGAGCCGACAACTATAACGTTTGGCGTATCCAAATGGAGGACGTACTCACCGACCTCGATTTATATGGACACGCAGACGGATCGAAACTTAAACCGAACTCTAAGGTAGAAGTTGCGATCACCGGCCGTAAAGACGATGAAGGTAACCGCTTACCTGACTTGGAAGTCGACAGCGACAACCCCTTATATGCGTCCTGGATTAAAGCCGACCGCAAAGCGCTATCGAACATAAGACTAAGAGTCGACGGAAGTGTACTTACTCACATACAAGGTTGTACAACTGCCGCCGACGCCTGGTCTACGTTAGAAGCCACATTCCAAGTCAAAGGTACTGTTGGACTCATTGACTTACGGAGACGATTCTTCAGTCATCGGATGACCGATGGTGAAGACATCGAGGAACACATCCAGCGAATGCGCGGATGGTACCAACAAATAAACAGTATCAGTAAGGACTCATGCACTGAGGTTGATTGGATAACGACGCTCATCGCAAGCTTACCTGATAGCTGGGATACGTTTACGCAATCTGTAAACTTCCAATTCGATCTAGACGACAAGAACAAACAAGCAAATCAAATCAGCGATTTGAGGTCACGAATATTAGCAGAAGCCCACCGTAGAAATACTAGAGGTACTGATGGAAAGGCATTCTTTAGTACAAACAAATCAACTGTAAATAGAGCTATACGTACCAATGGTAAAGGTCCAGATAAGACTAAGTCGAAATGCAACAACTGCGGACAACTCGGCCATTGGATAGCTGAGTGCCAAAGCCCCGGCGGAGGTGCATTCAAATCAGGAAATAAAG CCGTGGAAAAGTCCACATCAGCCGACTACGCATTCTCGACCATTGAGGAATCATATGGAACCATTA GCTTCCGAGTTTCGATGGATCGAGACCGCTTAGTAATATATGGGCCAAACAATGAATGTATTACTTATGGTTTGAAGCTCAAAGAACGCGCGAAAGGGAATTTGTGGAAAATAAATGCGCGCTACATTAACAAACAAAACGCGAACAATAAGTCCACTGAACTGGCACTCCTTAAACAAACTGGTCGAACTTGGTTCGACTGGCATAAAGCTCTTGGGCACATCGGCCCGCAAGCTCTCCAACGCCTAAAAAACACCGACGCTGTAAAAGGTATGGAAATAGCTGACGACGCCATTGGACTTAACTTCGAATgtgatgtatgcgcacaAACAAAGGCCCACACACGACCATTCCCCAAAGAATCGGCAACGAAAGTCTCCGATATAG GTTTCTTAAGACACAAAGATGAAACATTGAACGAATATAAATCATTCGAAGCAATACTAAATACACAAAAAGATAAGAAAATCAAGAAAGTTCGCTTCGATAACGGTAGGGAATTTGTGAATAAAGACTGGATCGAGCATGCCGCTCGAAGGGGGACTATTTTGGAAACTATGGCCCCGTATTCAGCCCAACAAAACGGCATTGCTGAAAGGTTGAATCGAACACTCACCGAGAAAGCACGAGCAATGCTACTCGAGTCAAACGCCCCAAAGTTTCTTTGGAGCGAGGCCATAGCATACGCATGCTACCTAAAGAATCGCGTGCCTACGCAAGTGCACGGAACGTTCTGGAAAACGCCCTACGAAGCCTTCTGGGGCATTAAACCCAACGTTAATACGCTCCGTCCTTGGGGAAGTAAGTGCTACGTACTAAATCAAGGTGGAGACTCGTCTAAGCTCGACCCTAAGACAACAACCGCAATATTCGTGGGCATATCAGACGTCCAAGGAAAGAGCTGGCGGTACTACAAGTCAGGATCAAACCGCATATTGCACTCGCGAAACGTCACCTTTCCGAGTCATGCACGAATCGAAGAAGTCGATAACGGCGAACCCGAACCGGGAGAATCGGTTGCTCCGCCcgctgagggggagatgacgcAAGCTAACAGCGCTGCGCAACAACCGATAGAAAATACTAGAACAGGGGGAGCGCATGTAGATAGTGAAGAAATAAAAATCAAAAAATTAGAACATACGGGTATAAAAACCGAACCGCTGAGCAACGAATCGACATCCAACAAACCAACTCAACCTATTCAGCAATCGCTAAATCAACCTGTTGTTCCCAAACCTACCACCGTTCGCAACAATCCTGTTATGCGCACTGGTAATAATTCTATTTCTAACTCTACTCTACAAACGATCAATGCGCTCGAAGGTAACGTCTCAACCGGAGCCCGAACCCGCAGTAGGAATCCTAACCCTACTCACGTCTCCCTCCAACGAGAACGTGGCGGAGTCAGGATTAAACTCCCCGACAACGTTGCGACAGGTCAGCTTAATAACCAAGCAACGAACGAGACTACTAACCTTGTACTAGACCTCCCCGACACCGCGAGCATGCACTCCGACAGCTCCGACGTTGATCTTGACGCATATACCTTCTCCACCGACACCTCCTCCATACTCTCCGCCCCTACCATCCCGTCCGAGCTTGCCTACCTGCTGGCAACCCCGCCAGCAACCGAACTGGACACGTCCTTATCCGACTCGCTCAACGATCGATTCAGCTACCTCAACCTATCCGAATCGACTTCAACCGAATCGGATACCACCCTGGCGACGCCCGGGGATGTGGAACACGAATGGGCCTATGCCGCCAAGCTATCCGCGCCCAACGACCACCCGACCGTTGCGGAAGCGCTTGCCGGACCGGACGCAGAGGAATGGCAAAAAGCCATGGCAAAGGAGGTTAGTacattcaagaaaatggatACATACGATCTCACCGATCTACCACCCGGACACAAGGCAATCGGAAACGCATGGGTATTCACACTCAAGCGTAACGCCGACGGCACACCAGCCCGCTACAAGGGACGACTAGTAGCCCAAGGTTTCAGCCAACGACCTGGTATCGACTTTGATGAGACGTTCGCACCTGTGGTACGTCTCGACTCGATACGATTACTGTTATCCATCGCTAACCAAAATGATTGGGATATTCGACAGCTCAATGTTAATTCTGCGTACCTACATGCAAAAGTAAACGAAGAATTATACATGCGACAGATCCCATATTTTGAAGACG GCCGCATGTGGAACAAACTATACGATACCAAGCTCAAAAGCCTTGGATACTCGCCATGCCTTACTGACGCGTGCGTGTACAAACGCATGGTCAACACTGAGGGTGAGCTTCGCATATCCATTATTGCTACGCACGTTGACGATTCTATCGTTATTACTTCACGCGATCACACTGAATCTGCCATAGCCAAACTCTTACACGAATTCGACATGCGAGACTTAGGAAATATCCATCATTTCCTAGGCATCGCTATTGTTCGAAACC CAATCATTGCAGGACTCGGCAATGCTTACCCGGCCGACACACCAATCAGTCCGACGACTCAACTCACGCGATACAAAGGTACCAAACCGAAATTCAATTATG CACAATTCACTACGTGCTACGGACCCGCACACGTGACCGCTGTCAATCGCGTAGTTCGATACCTCAAAGGCACTTCGGCCCTTGGACTGACGTATCGGCGATCAACAAACGACTTCGGTGAAATCGGCTATTCTGATGCCGACTGGGGAAGCAATTTACTTGATC CTAAGAAGCAGGCCACCGTCGCTTTATCGACGATGGAGGCCGAATACATGTCGTTATCTCACGCATGTACTCAAGCCTTATGGATGCGTCAATTGTTTGAAGAACTCAACTTCACTACTGACGATCCGACCTTAATTCTTTCAGATAATCTCGCCGCTCTCGCTCTGTCTGCCGAATCGCAATTTCACGGACGATCGAAACACATCGATATTCGACACCACTTCATGCGAGACATAATCGAGAAAC ACAGTCTCCCTCCTGAACTCAAAAAGTCTCCATACTGGTTCCTCGAAAATCCCCTTGCTTTGCTAATCAAACACAACACTATGATTCAAAACGAAACTCGCACCCCTAGGATTATACGAAAGTCCGTAGAAGAGATATACGGAGCATATGAGGATACTACTGAAACGCTTGACGAATGGCTTGAGTGGATCAATGGTTGCCCCCCTCAGCCCACCAAGGGCATACAGGAGCTTTACAACAGATTCATTCAAGTTCAATCGCGTCTTGACGACTTGATCAGGCATCTTGAAAAGCTATCTACAGAGGAGAAAGAATGA
- a CDS encoding AIG1 domain-containing protein, which yields MSLSDPTAKSIKVSVAITRKSPDKSSETKQVSYNGPLKLPHNKNSITIVMVGETGCGKTAFMSLLQNLFQGRSALELEDLHDKTTDSNLKKSCSQTEKTKLYEFKTPGGGFTIRMLDTPGLGDSRGLEQDKINQKDITNEISKLGTIDAVVIMSNATTERLGPVTAYALQILVTIFPRSVLHNIGFIFTHTRPLSFNL from the exons ATGTCACTGTCTGATCCTACGGCCAAAAGTATAAAGGTTTCGGTTGCTATCACCCGCAAAAGTCCGGACAAGTCGAGTGAAACTAAGCAAGTTAGCTATAA TGGTCCGCTCAAACTTCCACACAACAAAAACTCCATTACGATTGTGATGGTTGGAGAAACTGGATGCGGCAAGACTGCATTCATGTCCCTACTCCAGAACCTATTCCAAGGACGCAGTGCACTTGAACTGGAAGACCTCCACGATAAAACTACGGACTCAAACCTCAAAAAGAGCTGTAGCCAGACAGAAAAAACCAAGTTGTACGAATTCAAGACTCCGGGTGGTGGGTTTACTATTCGGATGCTTGATACACCTGGGCTTGGTGATTCGCGCGGACTGGAGCAAGATAAGATTAATCAGAAAGATATTACTAATGAAATATCGAAATTAGGGACAATTGATGCGGTAGTTATTATGTCAAATGCTACTACAGAACGACTTGGACCAGTCACAGCCTATGCACTCCAAATTCTGGTGACTATATTTCCCCGTTCTGTTCTACACAACATTGGGTTCATTTTCACGCACACAAGACCTTTATCATTCAACTTGTAG
- a CDS encoding AIG1 domain-containing protein, with the protein MTQITSNSQSRLKASNEHGDWEDLNAPSKTSVLRTLNKKVLTILLIGETGSGKTSFMSLLLNLFEGNGPFELKDKHVDEDQSGLDKSKSQTTWARIYTFTTSDGHKIKIIDTPGLADTRGMDEDKRHKERIHGVIQELATEIDSVMIVANGTIERLSLAMDYTMNTLATWFPRSILPNIGILFTNVSAAGAGLNFQTESLPLELREVEYWCLNNPLSLFKSYAHRKATGSFARNRESAQRSSIESTYHETLSTLDDWLEWLDERKSIPTSAIIDLYQKSSHIEACLFRNIMYGAELSKFKDQLSAVTQNLDSIAKKKERNKALQQTLSPTSWVLKETSDYNTICIFSDCHTNCHTSCSLEVGDTEHIGGSCRVFKTLRIPNKWLPFWSNEKVKCGQSECKHEAQSHRHYRQIHQQVENESYKQIAEELGAATANNGKLEDLKTSIQIEIETISRSAEESKQEILRLVDELNCLSLSPNYAGYIQSALYILSMRKVQLMSRTDSASEMETIKQGIEAFEAHLELLRAKEAGRVVEAST; encoded by the exons ATGACACAGATTACTTCGAACAGTCAGAGTAGATTGAAAGCAAGCAATGAACATGGGGATTGGGAAGACCTGAATGCTCCTTCTAAAAC GAGCGTTCTCAGAACCCTTAACAAGAAAGTCCTCACAATTCTTCTCATTGGAGAAACTGGAAGTGGTAAAACTTCCTTCATGTCATTGCTCCTGAATCTGTTCGAAGGAAATGGACCATTTGAACTGAAAGACAAACACGTCGATGAAGACCAATCTGGTTTAGACAAGTCCAAAAGCCAGACGACATGGGCAAGGATCTACACTTTTACCACGAGTGACGGTCATAAGATCAAGATAATTGACACACCTGGCTTAGCTGATACACGTGGTATGGATGAAGATAAGAGGCACAAGGAACGAATTCATGGCGTAATTCAAGAATTGGCCACGGAAATCGACAGCGTCATGATAGTCGCAAATGGGACGATTGAACGATTGTCCCTGGCCATGGATTACACAATGAACACGCTCGCAACTTGGTTTCCTCGCTCCATCCTGCCCAACATCGGGATATTATTCACTAATGTATCCGCCGCGGGTGCTGGATTAAATTTCCAGACGGAAAGCTTACCATTGGAGCTCCGGGAGGTTGAATACTGGTGCTTGAACAACCCGCTTTCCCTCTTCAAAAGCTATGCACATCGAAAAGCAACGGGAAGTTTTGCGAGAAACCGAGAATCAGCTCAGAGGTCTAGTATTGAAAGTACCTATCATGAAACACTTTCAACCCTTGACGACTGGCTTGAGTGGCTTGACGAGCGCAAGTCAATACCCACTTCAGCTATCATTGATCTGTATCAAAAGTCTTCGCACATTGAAGCTTGTTTATTCCGAAACATCATGTACGGCGCTGAACTATCCAAATTTAAGGACCAGCTATCAGCAGTAACGCAGAATCTAGACTCCATAGCAAAG AAGAAGGAACGGAACAAAGCTCTGCAACAGACCCTTTCCCCAACATCCTGGGTGCTAAAAGAGACTTCCGACTATAATACAATATGCATCTTCTCGGACTGCCACACCAACTGTCATACAAGTTGCTCCCTAGAGGTAGGCGATACAGAACATATAGGGGGATCGTGCAGGGTTTTCAAGACACTTAGAATACCGAATAAATGGTTGCCCTTTTGGAGCAACGAGAaagtcaagtgcggccagtCCGAATGCAAGCATGAAGCTCAATCGCATCGCCACTATCGCCAAATTCATCAACAGGTGGAAAACGAAAGCTACAAGCAGATAGCTGAGGAGCTTGGAGCGGCTACTGCAAATAATGGGAAGCTCGAGGATCTCAAGACCAGCATCCAAATCGAGATAGAAACAATATCGCGGAGTGCTGAAGAATCAAAGCAAGAGATCCTAAGGCTCGTAGATGAGCTTAACTGTCTTTCCCTTAGCCCAAACTATGCAGGCTACATCCAGTCCGCGTTGTATATCCTCAGTATGAGGAAGGTGCAACTAATGTCTCGCACCGATTCCGCAAGCGAGATGGAAACGATCAAACAAGGTATCGAAGCATTTGAAGCCCACCTGGAACTCCTCCGGGCCAAGGAAGCCGGACGAGTTGTAGAGGCGTCAACATAA